A genomic window from Salvia miltiorrhiza cultivar Shanhuang (shh) chromosome 5, IMPLAD_Smil_shh, whole genome shotgun sequence includes:
- the LOC131026173 gene encoding uncharacterized protein LOC131026173: MAYKSKCGDNLPDTPSLAGSGAHGPSGSASGTSPSEQPTGSALIPIPPVVEIPEGNVEASRPFDAEEVDAGALVHRGRHSSAGDAAGTREEDIQVVDITDEVPSPDSAPDATLADLTKKRMRGSLISVGEKERQASLKKAGKSSEPARKSAGGVKILPSAGDKGKGPAKKSAGGSKVLPSAGGRGKGKAVVPPADEPEDLVPGPISSLSGQELIDAVIARVHSKDQEKMEKLTRSALATHLCRLALQVESGMWGAVKCIHDYEMAEKERETEQADVAKRDDAVAGVVERLSKAEAEVAELKDKLAQVEVERASLASELSRATKESHESLARFKAGYERDYREARRGWKRILVEAQNRAYVLGARDQRLEYFLSPRGQHFLGVMLEGTLESFKKTPEYLEDFGPLFAYVIEQTASKALEMAGATPEQLATLNFRALMDNLQDEEINKRMGIPEHSPEKPEWWYPVLEKAIPYFSLGIGSDSLPSAPVYAPAFSASLARFVNRLRDPSGESSRTFFQFGLEPPLPSDLAASAFTDSASSSAAVEQLFDLYQNEDLYVQEAAKLLDLGVRLPQVVETGLLPVFTEKTVSGHASASGAPSPIPSASAPVFSAVAPAASVPPS; this comes from the exons atggcatacaa atcgaaatgtggggacaatttACCTGACACCCCTTCTCTTGCTGGCAGCGGAGCACATGGCCCAAGCGGTTCTGCTTCCGGAACAAGTCCCTCGGAACAGCCTACTGGGTCCGCACTGATCCCCATTCCccctgtagttgaaatcccagaggggaatgtggaagcctcgcgcccctttgatgcggaggaagttgatgcgggGGCTCTTGTTCACAGGGGGAGGCACTCCAGCGCTGGTGATGCCGCTGGTACCcgtgaagaagatatccaagTCGTGGATATCACCGATGAGGTTCCTTCACCTGATTCGGCTCCCGATGCCACCCTTGCTGATCTTACGAAGAAGAGGATGAGAGGTTCCCTGATCtctgtgggtgagaaggagagacaGGCGAGCCTGAAAAAGGCTGGTAAATCTTCAGAGCCAGCAAGGAAATCTGCTGGCGGCGTAAAGATTCTTCCCTctgctggggacaagggcaagGGGCCAGCTAAGAAGTCGGCTGGTGGTTCAAAGGTTCTCCCCTCGGCCGGTGGAAGAGGTAAaggcaaagctgtggtgccccCGGCTGACGAACCAGAGGATCTTGTccctgggccgatttcgagtttatCGGGGCAGGAATTGATTGATGCCGTGATAGCTCGAGTCCATTCGAAGGAccaagagaaaatggagaagctgaCCCGATCGGCTTTAGCTACCCATCTCTgccggttggctcttcag gtggagtcggggatgtggggggctgttaagtgcatccatgactatgagatggcagagaaagagagagagacggaaCAAGCGGACGTGGCCAAGCGTGATGATGCTGTCGCTGGGGTGGTGGAGCGTCTGAGTAAAGCTGAAGCAGAGGTTGCTGAATTGAAAGATAAATTAGCCCAGGTGGAAGTGGAAAGAGCGTCCTTGGCCTCCGAACTGTCGAGGGCCACAAAGGAGAGCCATGAAAGCTTGGCCCGGTTCAAAGCTGGCTATGAAAGAGACTACAGGGAAGCCAGGCGGGGCTGGAAAAGGATACTTGTGGAAGCTCAGAACCGCGCGTATGTCCTGGGGGCccgagatcaacgcctggagtacTTCTTGTCTCCGCGAGGTCAACACTTCCTGGGggtgatgctggaaggcactctggagtctttcaaaaagactcccgaatacTTGGAGGATTTCggacccctctttgcttatgtgatagagcaaacagcttccaaggcattggagatggcaggggccaccccagagcaacttgccactttgaatttcagagccctgatggataacctccaGGACGAGGAAATAAACAAGCGGATGGGAATCCCTGAGCACTCTCCAGagaagccagagtggtggtaccctgtgctagagaaagccattccctacttttctcttgggattggatctgactcgCTGCCCTCTGCTCCCGTGTATGCGCCTGcgttctctgcttccctggcgcgctttgtgaaccggctgcgggatccctctggcgagagctccCGAACATTTTTTCAGTTCGGCCTAGAGCCCCCTCTGCCCTCTGACTTAGCGGCTTCTGCTTTCACCGACTCTGCCTCTTCCTCCGCTGCGGTGGAACAGCTGTTCGACCTGTACCAAAATGAGGATCTGTATGTGCAAGAAGCTGCAAAGTTGTTGGATTTGGGAGTTCGTCTTCCCCAAGTGGTGGAGACTGGCCTGTTGCCCGTATTCACAGAAAAAACCGTTTCTGGCCACGCTTCTGCAAGTGGTGCTCCTTCCCCCATTCCATCTGCCTCTGCTCCTGTCTTCTCTGCTGTTGCCCCAGCTGCCTCTGTCCCTCCCTCCTAA